A region from the Cryptosporangium arvum DSM 44712 genome encodes:
- a CDS encoding AfsR/SARP family transcriptional regulator produces MLRFTILGPVGVRRGDLELEAGGRQQRVVLALLLARAGSNVSVSELIDALWEEDPPTSAVNVVHRHIGMLRRVIEPDLPVRMVGNYIIRTAAGYRLRADIESLDLLRFRALADQARDATAPGRAIRLYTEALTLWQGPSAAGLESMSGVHPVCVAIDAECSLVVREAADVALRDGPVGLVIPALRRAAQLSPLDEALQARLILLLAADGRQSEAVDLFRTVRRRLDEELGVEPSRELFDAYERLLHQRTTPSTRPARPVPMPAGPQPVPAQLPADHPFFSGRGEVLARAEALLAEDRRHNRPTVALAIDGMPGVGKTTVAVHLGHRLALDYPDGQLYADLRGFADEGAAMAPAEALQGFLSSLGVPLSDIPTELHALAGLYRSMLAGRSVLIVLDNCRDYEQLRHLLPAAPKSLVIVTSRTRLTGLIAGGGGQPLPLDLPSRAEAQAFVARRLGHERVAAEPAAVDEIVDRSGRLPLALALVTARAAVLPGTTLTAIAAELATTRELVGFGPDAATDLRVVFSWSYRALTPDAARLFRLLPLHPGPDLTPVSAAALAGIDTRTGVALLGELTSHMMLHGRDGRHQLHGLLRAYAEYLSEKLDDPALRRAATLRVFEHYRRAAHAAHRWLEPQLPAPQPPPAPDGVMPRRFLGQDDAMAWFTAERQVLAAIVTQAQDAPALAWHTALAMQDFLHFSGRTPEWAAIARAGLDAAMADGDVEGQARLLRSLSGALFMLRDLDEAMTHLREARRIVESIGDDTQLAAVDLNSAYVQGAQRRHADAIRHGEHALDTYRRTGDVRNQAAALRVIAANVAALGRRDEAVDLLRDALALSNADDDVRGAGHGLDLLGKTYRQVGDRRNAVVHWHRAAESYRRAGTPAARAAVLLAIGDLHHQTGDRNAGRAAWIEARDALGDAAGPLVRALQSRLVEPA; encoded by the coding sequence GTGCTGCGATTCACGATTCTCGGGCCGGTAGGCGTTCGGCGCGGCGACCTCGAATTGGAGGCGGGCGGGCGGCAGCAGCGGGTGGTGCTCGCGTTGCTGCTGGCCAGGGCGGGTTCGAACGTGAGCGTGTCCGAGCTGATCGACGCTCTCTGGGAGGAAGACCCGCCTACGAGCGCGGTGAACGTCGTCCACCGCCACATCGGCATGCTGCGTCGAGTGATCGAGCCGGACCTGCCGGTGCGCATGGTGGGCAACTACATCATTCGCACCGCGGCCGGGTACCGGCTCCGGGCGGACATCGAGTCGCTGGACCTGCTCCGCTTCCGGGCACTGGCCGACCAGGCGCGGGACGCCACCGCACCCGGCCGGGCGATCCGCCTCTACACCGAGGCGCTCACGCTCTGGCAGGGTCCGTCCGCCGCGGGACTCGAATCGATGTCTGGCGTCCACCCGGTGTGCGTCGCGATCGACGCCGAGTGCTCGCTGGTCGTCCGCGAGGCGGCCGACGTCGCGCTGCGCGACGGGCCGGTGGGCCTGGTGATCCCCGCACTGCGGCGGGCCGCACAGCTCAGCCCGTTGGACGAGGCCCTGCAGGCGCGGCTCATCCTTTTGCTGGCGGCCGACGGCAGGCAGTCCGAGGCCGTCGACCTGTTCCGGACGGTCCGGCGGCGTCTGGACGAGGAGCTCGGCGTCGAACCGTCGCGGGAGCTGTTCGACGCGTACGAACGTCTGCTGCACCAGCGGACCACACCGTCCACGCGACCGGCACGCCCCGTGCCGATGCCGGCCGGGCCGCAGCCGGTTCCGGCGCAGCTCCCGGCGGACCACCCGTTCTTCAGCGGCCGGGGCGAGGTGCTGGCGCGGGCCGAAGCTCTCCTCGCGGAGGACCGGCGGCACAACCGGCCGACGGTCGCGCTGGCGATCGACGGGATGCCCGGCGTCGGCAAGACGACGGTCGCCGTGCACCTCGGCCACCGGTTGGCCCTGGATTATCCGGACGGCCAGCTCTACGCCGACCTCCGGGGCTTTGCCGACGAGGGCGCGGCGATGGCCCCGGCCGAGGCGTTGCAAGGCTTCCTAAGTTCCCTCGGCGTTCCACTGTCCGACATCCCGACGGAGCTGCACGCGTTGGCCGGGCTGTACCGCAGCATGCTCGCCGGTCGGAGCGTGCTGATCGTTCTCGACAACTGCCGCGACTACGAGCAACTGCGCCACCTCCTGCCGGCGGCGCCCAAGAGCCTGGTGATCGTCACCAGCCGCACCCGCCTGACGGGCCTGATCGCCGGTGGCGGCGGTCAACCGCTGCCCTTGGACCTGCCGAGCCGAGCCGAGGCCCAGGCGTTCGTGGCGCGGCGGCTAGGCCACGAGCGGGTGGCCGCGGAACCCGCTGCGGTGGACGAGATCGTCGACCGCAGCGGCCGGTTGCCGCTGGCGCTGGCGCTGGTGACCGCACGGGCCGCGGTGTTGCCCGGCACCACGCTCACGGCGATCGCCGCCGAACTGGCCACGACCCGGGAACTGGTCGGCTTCGGGCCGGACGCGGCGACCGATCTGCGGGTGGTCTTCTCCTGGTCGTACCGTGCTCTGACGCCGGACGCGGCCCGCCTGTTCCGGTTGTTGCCGCTTCACCCCGGACCGGATCTGACTCCGGTCTCGGCCGCCGCCCTCGCCGGCATCGACACCCGCACCGGCGTCGCCCTGCTGGGTGAATTGACGTCCCACATGATGTTGCACGGCCGAGACGGACGGCACCAGCTGCACGGTCTGCTACGCGCCTACGCCGAGTACCTGAGCGAGAAGCTCGATGACCCGGCGTTGCGCAGGGCCGCGACGCTCCGCGTGTTCGAGCACTACCGGCGGGCGGCGCACGCCGCCCACCGGTGGCTGGAGCCGCAGCTGCCGGCGCCGCAACCGCCTCCGGCCCCGGACGGCGTGATGCCGCGACGATTCCTCGGGCAGGACGACGCCATGGCGTGGTTCACCGCCGAGCGGCAGGTGCTGGCCGCGATCGTCACCCAGGCCCAGGACGCTCCTGCGCTCGCCTGGCACACCGCGCTGGCTATGCAGGACTTCCTGCACTTCAGCGGCCGGACACCGGAATGGGCCGCGATCGCCCGCGCGGGTCTGGACGCCGCGATGGCTGACGGTGACGTAGAGGGACAGGCCCGGCTGCTTCGCAGCCTGTCCGGCGCGCTGTTCATGCTCCGCGACCTCGACGAGGCGATGACGCACCTGCGGGAGGCCCGCCGCATCGTCGAATCGATCGGCGACGACACCCAGCTGGCCGCCGTCGATCTCAACTCGGCCTACGTGCAGGGTGCCCAGCGACGCCATGCCGACGCCATCCGGCACGGCGAGCACGCACTGGACACCTACCGCCGGACCGGCGACGTACGCAATCAGGCCGCTGCGCTCCGCGTCATCGCGGCGAACGTCGCCGCACTGGGGCGGCGGGACGAGGCGGTGGATCTGTTGCGGGATGCGCTGGCGCTGTCGAACGCCGACGATGACGTGCGAGGTGCCGGCCATGGCTTGGACCTGCTCGGTAAGACGTACCGGCAGGTCGGTGACCGCCGGAACGCGGTCGTCCATTGGCACCGCGCGGCCGAGAGTTACCGCCGGGCTGGCACCCCCGCGGCCCGGGCCGCGGTGCTGCTGGCGATCGGCGACCTGCACCATCAGACCGGCGACCGCAACGCCGGACGCGCTGCCTGGATCGAGGCGCGCGACGCCCTCGGTGACGCGGCGGGACCGCTGGTCCGCGCGCTGCAGTCCCGCCTCGTCGAGCCGGCGTGA
- a CDS encoding alpha/beta fold hydrolase: protein MADRFTTTRIDVGDVELRVRYGGDGPPLLLLHGYPETHELWNPIADALAEGFTVVAPDLRGYGESSAPATVADHSTYGKRAMARDAIALMRHLGFETFDVAGHDRGGRVGYRLALDRPAAVRRLTVLDIVPTGEVWARADDRFALGYWHWAVLAQPYPLPETLIAADPEWFFFDAQFGGAMRTFPAVGEYARHVRDPRVVHAICEDYRAGATCDRADDDADRAAGNRISCPVQVLWAGSGAVGTWYDPLAVWRNWADDVTGEAIESGHFIPEQNPAATLAALRRFHGTP, encoded by the coding sequence ATGGCAGACCGATTCACCACCACCCGGATCGACGTCGGCGACGTGGAGCTACGAGTGCGGTACGGCGGCGACGGCCCGCCGCTGCTGCTCCTGCACGGCTACCCCGAGACCCACGAGCTGTGGAATCCGATCGCGGACGCACTCGCCGAAGGCTTCACCGTCGTCGCCCCGGATCTTCGCGGTTACGGCGAGAGCAGCGCGCCCGCCACGGTCGCCGACCACTCGACCTACGGCAAGCGCGCGATGGCCCGGGACGCGATCGCACTCATGCGTCACCTGGGATTCGAGACGTTCGACGTGGCCGGGCACGACCGCGGCGGCCGGGTCGGATATCGCCTGGCGCTGGACCGTCCCGCCGCCGTCCGTCGGCTGACCGTGCTGGACATCGTGCCGACCGGTGAGGTGTGGGCTCGCGCCGACGACCGGTTCGCCCTGGGCTACTGGCACTGGGCCGTGCTCGCCCAGCCCTACCCGCTGCCCGAGACGCTGATCGCCGCCGACCCCGAGTGGTTCTTCTTCGACGCCCAGTTCGGCGGCGCGATGCGGACGTTCCCGGCCGTCGGCGAATACGCCCGACACGTCCGAGATCCGCGGGTCGTCCACGCGATCTGCGAGGACTACCGGGCCGGCGCGACGTGCGACCGCGCCGACGACGACGCGGACCGCGCGGCCGGAAACCGGATCTCCTGCCCCGTGCAGGTGCTCTGGGCAGGCAGCGGGGCCGTGGGTACCTGGTACGACCCGCTGGCCGTCTGGCGGAACTGGGCCGACGACGTGACCGGCGAAGCGATCGAGAGCGGGCACTTCATCCCCGAGCAGAACCCTGCGGCCACGCTGGCGGCGCTACGCCGGTTTCACGGGACACCCTGA
- a CDS encoding alpha/beta hydrolase: MSEVVLEPAAQDFADATSKPPFIYQLSPVEARKVLDDVQAAPVDAPAVDEHWVLVAAAVGDVRARIVKPQGATGTLPVVLYVHGGGWVLGNAGTHDRLVREFAVGISAAVVFVEYTPSPDAHYPVAIEQAYATARWVVAEGAAHGLDASRMAVAGDSVGGNMTAALAILAKQRGDVTFVQQSMYYPVTDARQNTESYRTFADGPFLTAAGMAWFWDQYAPDHSVRSEITASPNLATPEDLAGLPPAFLLVDEADVLRDEGEAYAAKLRAAGVPVTTVRYDGICHDFMMLNPLKDTHAAQGATAQAIAVLREALGVTR, from the coding sequence GTGTCCGAAGTAGTTCTGGAACCGGCCGCACAGGATTTCGCGGACGCCACGTCCAAGCCGCCGTTCATCTATCAGCTCTCGCCCGTCGAGGCCCGCAAGGTTCTGGACGACGTCCAGGCCGCTCCGGTCGACGCACCCGCCGTCGACGAGCACTGGGTCCTCGTGGCCGCCGCGGTCGGCGACGTCCGGGCGCGCATCGTGAAGCCCCAGGGCGCCACCGGCACGTTGCCGGTCGTCCTCTACGTCCACGGGGGTGGATGGGTACTGGGCAACGCCGGTACCCACGACCGGCTCGTCCGCGAATTCGCCGTCGGGATCAGCGCCGCGGTGGTCTTCGTCGAATACACGCCGTCACCGGACGCGCACTACCCGGTTGCCATCGAGCAGGCCTACGCGACCGCGCGCTGGGTGGTCGCCGAGGGCGCCGCCCACGGCCTGGACGCCTCCCGGATGGCCGTGGCGGGTGACTCGGTCGGCGGCAACATGACCGCGGCGCTGGCGATCCTGGCCAAGCAGCGGGGCGACGTCACGTTCGTGCAGCAGTCGATGTACTACCCGGTCACCGATGCCCGGCAGAACACCGAGAGCTACCGCACGTTCGCCGACGGGCCGTTCCTCACCGCCGCCGGGATGGCCTGGTTCTGGGACCAGTACGCCCCCGACCACTCGGTGCGCTCGGAGATCACGGCGTCGCCGAATCTGGCCACGCCGGAGGACCTCGCCGGGCTCCCGCCCGCGTTCCTGCTCGTGGACGAGGCCGACGTCCTCCGCGACGAGGGCGAGGCGTACGCGGCCAAGCTCCGCGCGGCCGGCGTGCCGGTCACAACGGTCCGCTACGACGGCATCTGCCACGACTTCATGATGCTCAACCCGCTGAAGGACACGCACGCCGCGCAGGGTGCCACCGCCCAGGCGATCGCGGTGCTGCGCGAGGCCCTCGGGGTGACCCGATGA
- a CDS encoding alpha/beta fold hydrolase, which produces MTRPTVVLVHGAFADSSGWGGTITHLLDAGYPVVAASNPLRSVAADAAQVRALVDSIDGPVVLVGHSYGGVVVSTASAGATNVRALVYVAAFAPAEGESAASLAALYPGSTLGEALRPVPLPDGGQDLYLDRGLFHQQFCADVPEDLSTLMAATQRPITAAALNEAVAGPQGWQSIPSYFLIAGADRNIPAQAQHFVAERAKGVVREIADGSHATFIAHPDVVAALIDQAASESA; this is translated from the coding sequence ATGACGCGGCCGACGGTGGTCCTGGTCCACGGCGCGTTCGCCGACTCCAGCGGCTGGGGAGGCACGATCACCCACCTGCTCGACGCCGGCTACCCGGTCGTCGCCGCGTCGAACCCGCTGCGCAGCGTGGCCGCGGACGCCGCCCAGGTGCGTGCACTGGTCGACAGCATCGACGGCCCGGTCGTCCTGGTCGGGCACTCGTACGGCGGCGTCGTCGTCTCGACGGCCTCGGCCGGAGCCACGAACGTCCGGGCGCTGGTCTACGTCGCGGCGTTCGCCCCGGCGGAGGGCGAGAGCGCCGCGTCACTCGCCGCGCTCTACCCGGGCAGCACCCTCGGCGAAGCGCTCCGTCCGGTACCGCTGCCGGACGGCGGTCAGGACCTCTACCTCGACCGAGGGCTCTTCCACCAGCAGTTCTGCGCGGACGTACCCGAGGACCTGTCGACGCTGATGGCCGCCACCCAGCGTCCGATCACGGCGGCCGCCTTGAACGAGGCCGTCGCCGGGCCGCAGGGATGGCAGTCGATCCCGAGCTACTTCCTGATCGCCGGGGCCGACCGGAACATCCCGGCGCAGGCGCAGCACTTCGTCGCCGAACGGGCGAAGGGCGTCGTCCGCGAGATCGCGGACGGATCGCACGCGACCTTCATCGCGCACCCCGACGTGGTCGCGGCGCTCATCGACCAGGCCGCGAGCGAATCGGCCTGA
- a CDS encoding alpha/beta fold hydrolase → MTLGPSAATATASAPKPTIVLVHGAFADSSGWNGVTARLLRAGYPVVAAANPLRGVASDAAQVKALLDRISGPIVLVGHSYGGAVISRAAVGDKDVKALVYVAAFAPAAGESGADLSAKFPGSTLADTLRPVPLPGGGEDLYVDRKLFHRQFAADVPARDAALMAAAQRPITSAALAEDAAGPQAWQSIRSYFLIAGADRNIPPRVQQFMAQRAKGVVRTVPRASHAVFVSQPGTTASFIIRAASRA, encoded by the coding sequence GTGACGCTCGGGCCGAGCGCCGCCACGGCGACAGCTTCCGCCCCGAAGCCGACGATCGTGCTGGTCCACGGCGCGTTCGCGGACTCCAGCGGATGGAACGGCGTGACAGCCCGGTTGTTGCGGGCCGGCTACCCGGTCGTGGCCGCCGCCAACCCTCTGCGTGGCGTCGCCTCTGACGCCGCGCAGGTGAAGGCGCTGCTCGACCGCATCAGCGGCCCGATCGTCCTGGTCGGACATTCGTACGGCGGCGCGGTGATCTCCCGAGCCGCAGTCGGCGACAAAGACGTGAAGGCACTCGTGTACGTGGCCGCCTTCGCGCCGGCCGCGGGGGAGAGCGGCGCCGACCTGTCCGCCAAGTTCCCCGGCAGCACGCTCGCCGACACCCTGCGGCCGGTGCCGCTCCCGGGCGGCGGAGAGGATCTCTACGTCGACCGGAAGCTGTTCCACCGGCAGTTCGCCGCCGATGTCCCGGCGCGCGATGCCGCGCTGATGGCCGCCGCACAGCGTCCGATCACGTCGGCGGCACTCGCGGAGGACGCGGCGGGGCCGCAGGCCTGGCAGTCGATCCGCAGCTACTTCCTGATCGCCGGCGCCGACCGGAACATCCCGCCGCGCGTCCAGCAGTTCATGGCCCAGCGCGCGAAGGGCGTCGTTCGGACGGTTCCCCGCGCGTCACACGCGGTGTTCGTCTCGCAGCCCGGCACCACCGCATCGTTCATCATTCGGGCCGCGTCGAGGGCCTAA
- a CDS encoding sigma-70 family RNA polymerase sigma factor: MHLRLNAASAEMFQRDQRAPTASALASHLGVSAADVHEGLQLTNAYAPLPLDAPVPQHSDGPSLVESIGDYDEALALVDNREALKRLLADLPERERRILGLRFFDGWTQTQIALHVGVSQMQVSRLLAATLARLRRQMLADA; encoded by the coding sequence CTGCACCTCCGGCTCAATGCCGCGTCCGCGGAGATGTTCCAGCGTGATCAGCGGGCGCCGACGGCGAGTGCGCTCGCCTCGCACCTCGGAGTATCGGCCGCCGATGTGCACGAAGGGCTGCAGCTGACGAACGCCTACGCACCGCTTCCGTTGGACGCGCCCGTCCCGCAGCATTCGGACGGTCCGTCGCTGGTCGAGTCGATCGGTGACTACGACGAGGCGCTGGCCCTGGTCGACAACCGCGAAGCGCTGAAAAGGCTGCTCGCCGATCTGCCCGAGCGGGAGCGCCGGATCCTCGGCCTGCGGTTCTTCGACGGGTGGACCCAGACCCAAATCGCACTCCACGTGGGCGTCTCCCAGATGCAGGTCTCCCGCCTGCTCGCCGCGACGCTCGCCCGCCTCCGCCGGCAAATGCTGGCCGATGCCTGA
- a CDS encoding DUF4331 family protein — MSHHLDSPLARQDPRLNITDQYVFDDRDGTVFVLNTRTSLAGDTTPHGFHEEGRYEVRIQLDQADVEDLTFRFAFDEEDEDAQRYRLWRLEGDAAGDDTAIGAEIVYGRTGQVIDSPDGIRVWTGRALDPFFLDLDQLAAVDRLFLHGEDAELTGYLPGKAANTFADATVQSIVLRVPHSDRALFAERDIRVWSTTRLATDAGGWRPIGRAGLPMIWPIFRDANSDAASTANETHPSRDAANYGSAIRELVAAAVRRLGTSSRPEAYAARVADRIVPDSLPYRVGTAATFGFAAFNGRHLVDNAPEVMFSLATNSAVSTGLPPELSAGTRSSSFPFVVPV; from the coding sequence ATGTCACATCACCTCGACTCACCCCTCGCCCGCCAGGACCCGCGGCTCAACATCACCGACCAGTACGTTTTCGACGACCGCGACGGCACGGTCTTCGTCCTCAACACCCGCACGTCCTTAGCCGGTGACACGACACCGCACGGCTTCCACGAAGAGGGTCGCTATGAGGTCCGGATCCAGCTGGACCAGGCGGACGTCGAAGATCTGACGTTCCGCTTCGCGTTCGACGAGGAGGACGAGGACGCACAGCGGTACCGGCTGTGGCGCCTGGAAGGCGACGCCGCCGGAGACGACACCGCGATAGGGGCCGAGATCGTCTACGGGCGCACGGGGCAGGTGATCGACTCCCCGGACGGTATCCGCGTCTGGACCGGGCGGGCACTCGACCCGTTCTTCCTCGACCTCGACCAGCTCGCCGCCGTCGACCGGCTGTTCCTGCACGGCGAGGACGCTGAGCTGACCGGCTATCTGCCGGGCAAAGCCGCCAACACCTTTGCGGACGCGACCGTGCAGAGCATCGTCCTGCGGGTTCCCCATTCGGATCGTGCGCTGTTCGCCGAACGCGACATCCGGGTGTGGAGCACGACCCGGCTCGCGACCGACGCCGGCGGCTGGCGTCCGATCGGCCGGGCGGGCCTGCCGATGATCTGGCCGATCTTCCGCGACGCGAACAGCGACGCCGCGAGTACCGCCAACGAGACGCATCCGAGCCGGGACGCGGCGAACTACGGCTCGGCGATCCGGGAGCTGGTCGCCGCGGCGGTCCGGCGCCTGGGCACGTCGTCCCGCCCGGAGGCGTACGCCGCCCGCGTCGCCGACCGCATCGTGCCGGATTCGTTGCCGTACCGGGTCGGCACGGCGGCGACGTTCGGCTTCGCGGCGTTCAACGGTCGCCACCTCGTCGACAACGCACCCGAGGTGATGTTCTCCCTGGCCACGAACTCGGCGGTCAGCACCGGCCTGCCACCGGAGCTGTCCGCCGGGACACGATCGTCGTCGTTCCCCTTCGTGGTGCCCGTCTAG
- a CDS encoding AAA family ATPase: MRRATVGAHNESDLPGRAAELGVFRTLFDDARAGTSSALVVQGDPGIGKTALAQAALARFTDEIRVERTVGVESEMELPYAGLHQLLAGMLDRAESLPAPQRDALETALGFRTGAAPSSFLIGLAVLGLLTEVAADGPVCCLIDDTQWLDEASRQALAFSARRLGSEGIALVFVMRTVDASFRGLPGLAVTGLNDDDARRLLKQLLPGQIDTRVRDRLVAEARGNPLALRELPSALGPTEMAGGYTVAATAPLASRIEKSLLDQLSDLPPAARRVLLVAAADPTGDPHLLRLAVRALSLSSDAIDVAEHSGALTVGARVEFRHPLVRSAIYRDAPPPDRRQAHAALAEATPVENDPDRRAWHRGHAAVEPDEDIADALDRSAVRARGRGGVAAAAAFLERAAALSPLPGDRARRLLAAAQAKLDAGAPDAAETLLSVLPTDALDPLGAARVDLLRAQVDWARRGSPDIARDILAVARRLSPLDPALARSAYYDALFAAIFAGGLTDLDADGDVYPWSDVCRVVYDATDPDSTNPVDLLLRGQALIGLGARVEAIPVLRSAIAGLLDAPEALIPPQTAGLDGVAAIDVWDADALLALNERHIELARADGLLTVLPMVLSLAGSALLVQGRLDDAQLIVDEIDVIKEAIGHPFPRHQRLLIAAWRGDQAAVEALAAELRRTAIAHGDGSALSIANFAEAILANGTGDAAGALRAGREEMGHIRQVTYTSRILAEVIEAAVRVGDRATADRALADLTDLTAPIGGDWALGMLAAARAQLAGDEAEKYYSEAIDRYRRGGLAVYEGRARLAYGEWLRRQRRRVDARSELRVAHDLLSSRGAAAFAARAQRELEATGETARSRLVDPGDALTVQEANVAHLVVDGLTNREIAARLFLSVRTVEYHLRKVFLKRGVQSRRDLAEALRSEVTG; the protein is encoded by the coding sequence ATCCGGCGTGCCACGGTCGGCGCGCACAACGAGTCGGACCTGCCGGGCCGCGCCGCGGAGCTGGGGGTTTTCCGCACTCTGTTCGACGACGCCCGTGCCGGTACCAGCTCGGCACTCGTCGTGCAGGGCGACCCGGGCATCGGGAAGACCGCGCTTGCCCAGGCCGCGCTCGCCCGGTTCACCGACGAGATCCGGGTCGAGCGCACGGTCGGCGTCGAATCGGAGATGGAGCTGCCGTACGCCGGCCTGCACCAACTGCTCGCGGGCATGCTCGACCGGGCCGAAAGCCTGCCCGCACCCCAGCGTGACGCGTTGGAGACGGCCCTCGGCTTCCGTACCGGCGCCGCGCCGAGCTCCTTCCTGATCGGTCTTGCCGTACTCGGGCTGCTCACCGAGGTAGCCGCCGACGGACCGGTCTGCTGCCTGATCGACGACACGCAGTGGCTCGACGAGGCATCTCGCCAGGCGCTGGCCTTCAGCGCGAGGCGGCTGGGCTCCGAGGGCATCGCTCTGGTCTTCGTGATGCGGACGGTCGACGCGTCGTTCCGAGGACTTCCCGGGCTCGCGGTGACCGGCCTGAACGACGACGACGCTCGGCGGTTACTGAAGCAGCTCCTGCCCGGGCAGATCGACACCCGGGTCCGTGACCGTCTGGTCGCCGAGGCGCGCGGTAACCCGCTCGCGCTCCGCGAGCTGCCGTCGGCGCTGGGCCCGACCGAGATGGCCGGGGGTTACACGGTGGCGGCAACCGCGCCACTGGCCTCCCGGATCGAGAAGAGCCTGCTGGATCAACTCAGCGATCTACCGCCGGCCGCCCGGCGAGTGCTCCTGGTCGCCGCGGCGGACCCGACCGGTGATCCTCATCTGCTCCGGCTGGCGGTCCGCGCGCTGTCGCTCAGCTCGGACGCGATCGACGTGGCGGAACACTCCGGCGCACTCACCGTTGGCGCGCGCGTCGAATTCCGGCACCCGCTGGTCCGGTCGGCGATCTATCGCGATGCACCACCGCCCGACCGTCGCCAGGCACACGCCGCGCTCGCCGAGGCGACGCCCGTCGAGAACGATCCGGACCGGCGCGCGTGGCACCGCGGTCACGCCGCCGTCGAGCCCGACGAGGACATCGCCGACGCGCTCGACCGGTCGGCGGTGCGGGCTCGCGGCCGGGGCGGAGTCGCTGCTGCGGCGGCGTTCCTGGAGCGTGCGGCCGCACTCAGTCCCCTACCGGGCGACCGGGCCCGCCGCCTGCTGGCCGCGGCGCAGGCGAAGCTCGACGCCGGGGCTCCCGACGCGGCTGAAACGTTGCTGAGCGTCCTGCCGACCGATGCGCTCGACCCGCTCGGGGCGGCCCGCGTCGATCTCCTCCGAGCACAGGTCGACTGGGCCCGTCGGGGCAGCCCGGACATCGCTCGCGACATCCTCGCCGTCGCCAGGCGGTTGAGCCCGCTGGACCCGGCCCTCGCCCGCAGCGCCTACTACGACGCGCTGTTCGCGGCGATCTTCGCCGGCGGCCTCACCGACCTCGACGCGGACGGTGACGTCTACCCGTGGAGCGACGTCTGCCGCGTGGTGTACGACGCGACCGATCCCGACTCCACCAACCCCGTCGACCTCCTGCTCCGCGGACAGGCGCTGATCGGGCTCGGGGCACGGGTGGAAGCGATTCCGGTGCTCCGGTCGGCCATCGCCGGACTTCTCGACGCGCCGGAAGCCCTGATCCCACCTCAGACCGCGGGTCTGGACGGCGTCGCCGCCATCGACGTCTGGGACGCGGACGCGTTACTGGCCCTGAACGAGCGGCACATCGAGCTCGCGCGAGCCGACGGGCTGCTGACCGTTCTGCCGATGGTCCTGTCCTTGGCCGGCTCCGCTCTGCTCGTCCAAGGAAGGCTGGACGACGCCCAGCTGATCGTGGACGAGATCGACGTGATCAAGGAGGCGATCGGTCATCCGTTCCCACGGCATCAACGACTCCTGATAGCCGCTTGGCGCGGCGACCAGGCGGCCGTCGAGGCGCTCGCGGCGGAGCTACGACGGACCGCGATCGCGCACGGTGACGGTTCCGCGTTGAGCATCGCCAACTTCGCCGAAGCGATCCTCGCGAACGGCACCGGCGACGCCGCCGGGGCGCTCCGGGCCGGGCGCGAAGAGATGGGACACATCCGTCAGGTCACCTACACGTCACGGATCCTGGCCGAAGTGATCGAGGCCGCCGTACGGGTAGGTGATCGGGCGACCGCCGATCGCGCCCTCGCCGATCTCACCGATCTCACCGCGCCGATCGGCGGAGACTGGGCTTTGGGCATGCTCGCAGCGGCCCGGGCCCAGTTGGCCGGCGACGAGGCCGAGAAGTACTACTCCGAAGCAATCGACCGGTACCGACGCGGCGGGCTCGCCGTCTACGAGGGGCGTGCGCGGCTAGCTTACGGAGAGTGGCTACGCCGGCAGCGCCGCCGCGTCGATGCCCGGAGCGAGCTCCGCGTTGCGCACGACCTGCTGTCGAGCCGTGGAGCGGCCGCGTTCGCCGCCCGGGCACAGCGCGAACTCGAAGCCACCGGAGAAACGGCCCGGAGCCGCCTGGTCGATCCCGGCGATGCGCTGACGGTGCAGGAAGCGAACGTGGCGCACTTGGTCGTCGACGGTCTGACGAACCGCGAGATCGCCGCACGCTTGTTCCTCAGCGTCCGGACGGTCGAGTATCACCTCCGCAAGGTCTTCCTGAAACGCGGCGTCCAATCGCGGCGTGACCTGGCGGAAGCGCTGCGCTCCGAGGTCACGGGCTAG